Sequence from the Penaeus vannamei isolate JL-2024 chromosome 16, ASM4276789v1, whole genome shotgun sequence genome:
ACCATTAAATATCAAAGTAATCActagaacaaacaaaacagataatCTACAttgcagtaaaaaaaacaaaaaaactgatggGTTACGTAACTGAAATGTTGGATAATTCACTTGTCTCACAATAATCTTTACTTTCACTCATTCCTATCTACTAATCTTCATAAATCTCCTCTTAAAGATTTCAAACCTACCTCAGCCTTCAGGTCCTCCTCTGTCTTGCCAACCCAAGCCACCTCAGGATGAGTGTAGATAACAGATGGTACACAGTTGTAGTCGATGTGGACAGGGCCGCCAGCAATGCCCTCTACACACACAATGCCCTCATCTTCTGCCTTGTGAGCCAGCATGGGGCCATGGATGCAATCCCCGATGGCAAAGATGCTAAAGGCGAAGATTATAATTAGTTTTACTTGGTTTCTACAGACAATATAAACACTAAATTTTAATCTACATAACTCCCCTGGTTACCTTTCTGGCTTTCTTCAGATTTTGATTGCCTCAAATGTATTTGCATtgggagcagagaaggagagggacagagagagggagaggggcagacagagagacagggacagggacagggacaggacaGTAATGTGACAGATATCACATATTTTAATCGGTACATCAAGatttaatcatatttttattatttattatttaactattatatatatattaatttacatattatttattatttaacgttattatatatttatatatatacatattcataatattagataataatgactaatatgaTATTGTTATTTAATCATACAtattaattatacataaatatttatatgtcatttaacatataaagtatattatatcatgataatgaaaaatatgataataaggatattaatcaTTGCTCTAAagtgtttattatttttaatatttttaaatgtAGTAGTTATTTCTTTACTACTTAATATtacattttattaatatataatacatcgtatatatattattatttattatttattatttattattttatatatatttttataaatattattattattattatatacatatacacatatattattattatatattattatataataatattattattatattattattattattattattaatattattattattattattattattatacatattattattatatattatttttattatttttaatatttattatattatttattattttattattttaatatttattattatatatttattattgtattattttattatttaatatttaatcattattatttttaacttatatttaactattattataaaatcttatatttttaatatttttattatttaatgttattattatttttgcctttgatcacatatatttttatttacctataaGAGTATTATTTAATCATTACATGTACATAACTATTGatattatgttcatatatatatgatataaattatatgtattatattatttatctatattatttatattaatcacatatttattatatcatattttattattatcacatatatttattatttaatttatattattaaaaaCCATTATTAATCAGCATATTaactatatatcatattattatttattaattacatatatagtgatattattatttttattcatattattattaatattattattattatttaacgttttcattattataatttttattattattattattatattattattattattattattattattattatatatatatattattattattattattattattattattattattattattattattattattattatattataaagtattatttaatcatattattatttattatatataaacttattatatttattattttataccgttaatattattaataataagataatattatattattattattatatattattattattattattattattatcattattattacttaatatttttattatttatatattattaatattaatattattttattaatattatatacatatatatattaatattattattattattattattatatacatatatattatatatatattattattattattattatattattattattattattatttaatatttttattagtttattgctaatatttttattatttttatttaatattattattattatttaatatttaatatttttattagttaatatttattatttttacttttacttaatagtatttacatttttacttatttattatttaatctattatatatattttttatttaatcatattatttatatttaatcaTAAGATATTTAagcaatcatattattatttacgATGATCAATATTAAGATGcattattaatctattattatatttatatttaacgcatattatttttattattatttaacgctattattattattatatcatgttttatataatctatatattattaatatattaatcataatatatgttatatatattcatatttaatatttaatatgatATACCtgatattaacgttattattatttattattaactattaatattaatattaacgttattattaaaCCATATTTAAtcacattatatttattattaatttaaatattattattattattatattatatatatatattatatatatatatatatataatatattattattattattattattattattattattattattattattattattattattattattatatatttaatatttattatatattatattatatatatatattattattatatattattattattattattattattattatattgttattattattattatatatattttattaattttattatttttaatatttttattatttataatatattatttaaattaatattatattatatattattattattattctattatatattattattattaatatatattatattattattatattattatatattattattatattatatatcattattaatgtcattaatattaatatgtttcatatatacggtttattattatatattattattaatattattaatattataattattattattaatattatatttattattattattattattattattattattattattattattatttataatattatattattgatattattagttattatatattattattattattaatattattgttattattattattattattaatattaataatttatatatatacatattaataattatattattattaatatataataaattattattattattattattattattaatattaataattattattattattattaatatattaatattatttacatatattattattattattattattattattattattattattattattattttttatattattattattatatatatgtttattattaatatatatatatattagtttcagaatattgccatatatatacataatatgctttatatatatatatatatataatatatatatattgtttatatatatatatgtcatatatacatgtttattatatatattatgtttattattatatatatatatatatatatatatatatatatatatattattatatatataatattatacatattattattattatatatatatatatatacatatatatattaagttattattattattattatacataagtattattattattaatatattatatacatatatatatattattattattattattattattattattattattattattattattattatatatatatatatatgtttatatattaaaaatattattattataatattattaagtttaatatatatattattattatatacgtttacatacgtttttatatatatatatatatattattaataagttatgtattattattattatatatattatatatatacatatacatattattattattattattattaattattatatatatatattattattatatatacatatatatatatatatatatatatacatattatatatatatatatatatatataactattatagatatacatatatgtatacatattacacatatattaagtataataaaaacactaaacaTCGTTATCAAagattaatactaatattgacgTAAAGAAAtagcgaggaagaaaagaaagaacgaatgtctgagaagaaaagaagaacaagaagaacaagaacaacaagaacaacaaaaacaagaaaaataacatgaCAAACATCAAgatcaagaataagaacaagaataggaacaagaacaagaacaagaccaacaaaaagaataagaacaagaagaacaagaacaacaacaagaaaaagaagaacgagaacaagaagcagaaggaaaggaaagaaaaaattaaaaaattaaaaatatacatagatcATGCATATTTCTATATTCCCCTTATACTCTGCAACCACTGAGTTTAGAAGATAGCATCTAGAAAGTACCCTGAGTTCAGGGTACTTTTTAGATAGTATCTTCTCTATTTTTAACTGGAATGAACAGAGTTTGGGAGAGATCACTTCCTATTCTGTTAAAAGCAAACACACATTTTTCACAACACTACTAAGAACCACAGTTGGTGATATTAAATTAAAGGTTGAATTAACCCAATGCCTCTGGGAGAATTTTGGGTTCACTTGGCCTCTGCTCTGAGAAGTGTGTGCTGCCAACTGGACTTGGCTCAGGGGCCTTTTCCAGATGAGACCAGTACATAAGCACCTGCTGCACCACACCAAGaaactgactgattgattgatcccccctccccaccagcaTATTCTGAGATGCACAATATTCATATTAGTTGCTAGATCAAATCTGCAGTATCCTGATTATCTACATTAGAGTCCATCTCAATAAATAAGGTATGCTGCACTCTGTGTACAAGACTGAATGTGGTTTTActgaggggtaaaaaaaaaaaaaaattctctcactTTTGTAAATCTTAACTTTATGAAATAAGAGACAGTTACACACAAGGCTGCTACTCCCACAGATTCAGTACTTCCCTTTTGTGTGTCATATTTCAAGACAGTCACACTGGCAGAGCACCAAAAGACAATATGAGTAGTTGACGCAAGGAGACTGAAGGTTATTTACAGGTTCACGTCAGCAGCAAGAGAGCACTATGTTCTGGTGCTTGAAATATTACTCGCATAGCAGTCAAAAGATTTATGTGCTAAATAACGTTATTATACAAGTCAATAGCCATTCATCTCGGTTCCTTATAGAGAACATCATAATCTGTAAAGTATGGATCTTTGTAACATGACGTGAATGGCCCATCGCCTGGAGCCATATCCGTATTAGGGCCACATGATTTAATGACTCCACTCACCTTCAGTTTCATGACCCAGCTGCATTATGTCAGAACCCTTCAATCATCCTGAGGCTAAGGGCTAATTACACtcgcgtctttctttcttttcttctttttcataaatCAAGACAAAATAGAGCAAATatcataacttcaataatgattgCAAATACAATTACCTCATAAAAAggatgtttaaaaaaatattaataatatacacCATTACCTAAAGACAAAGATAATCAGACTCATGTATAAAGATTAAGAGTAGATAAGTGCGACTCACTTGGGGATGATAGTCTGGAAGCGAGAGTTGACTGGAATGCGGCCCTTCTCGTCTTTCTCAATCCCAAGCTCCTCCAGGCCAAGGTTGGTGGTGTAGGGCCGACGTCCCACACAGACCAGGAGGGTGTCACATTCAAGCtcctctttctgttgttgttgttgttgttttaatatatttctatgtatctacTTAGTATCTAAACGTTTTAAAAACAAAGATGTACTATAAGATGCTATATGAAGAGATGCAAACATCTAACAATTAAATGAAGACagtgaagaaagagacaaaataaaataaaaattaacagttaaaagaagcaaagaaatagGCTGAGAAGAAAACATAACCAACCTTTCCATTCTTGACTCCCTCAACAGAAACCATGACCTTGTCGCCTTGCTTGCTGGCACTCAGGACCTTTGTGCTCAACTTGAACTTGAGACCCTGTTTGGTCAGGATTCGTTGGAAGTTCTTTGAGATCTCTGCGTCAATACCCAAGCCACCAATGGAGCCTAGGAACTCTACAGCTGTCACTTGTGCTCCCAGACGAGACCACACAGATCCCTATGGGTGTTTCTTAGAATTAGGGAAATAGGGCTTCATTGTACCTAATTTGTGTGAAACTTTGGCATTACTTGTGTGTTTTGTAACTTAGGAAGATTTCTTACAGCTAAATCTACAAAGTTAGACCATATGAAGCATTGCTAATCCATTATATAtgaactgaagaagaaaaagaaaataataataataataatgataaataaaaaaactttgAAACCCTCCATTATAGATCGATAACTAATTCCAATATAATTCATTCCACAACcgtaaaaaagagacacaaacaaagtTGAGTAACCACCACCACATACCCCAAACTGTTTTTCCTTTAATACTCACGAGCTCTAGGCCAATGACACCAGCACCAATGAGGATCAACTTCTCCGGAACATTTTTGAGCTTGAGTGCGCCAGTAGAGGATACAACCTGCTCCTCATCGACAGGGATGCCTGGGAAGGGAGTGACCTCTGAGCCCGTGGCAATCAGAATGTTCTTGGTTTTGACAGTGTCATTAGAGCCGTCTTCTTTGAGGACTGTCACTTCGTTGGGCCCTGTAATCTTGCCATGGCCCTGAGGATAAGATGGAATGAATGAGGTAAAGGAACATATTAGGTATAGTATGTGACCAAGAAGGTAAAAAAGGAAGGCAGGTAGGTAAGAAAGCAGAatgcaaagaaacagaaaaagatgaaatgggaagacaaaaaagacataccaagccaaagagagaaagagcttattgttatttattatttgcttGCTTATttggctttcatatatatatacatatatatacatacatatatatatatatatatatatatatatatacatatttatattcacatatacatatatatacatatatatatatatatatatttcatgttctatttacatatatattatgcatataatataatattaatattattattattatattatttaatattatttgatatattattattatatcttttaatattatttaagatattattattataatatttaatattatttaatattatttaatatattataattataatatttaatatttattattattattattattatttattataataatattattattatttattattattatttattattgttatttattattattatttattattattatttattattattattattattaatataatattattattatattatattattattattattattattattattaatatattatattattattattatattattaatattgtttataaataatattattatatatattattattatattattattattattattattattattattattattttaataatattattattttttttaaatatatttattatttttatataatatatatatattataaaacatattaatattaataatatgtctaatattattataatatacatgttattattatacatatattacacatatatatatatattagtattattattattattattattaatatattattattattattattattattatatatttataaaatatatatattattatttaaatatattattatattaataaacattattattatatacatttaaatattattattattattataaaattattaatatattattattattattattaatattattaatattattaatattattaatattattattattattaatattattatatatattattatattaataatattattattattattattaatattattatcattattattattatttattattattattattattattattattattaataaaaattattattattaaaaattattattattattattattattattattttttattattaatattattattattattattattattattatatttttattattattatatatattattattattattctattttattattattattattatttattatttttattattattattattattaaaattctattattattaatattattattattattaataattattattattattattattatttattattattattttttattatattattattattattattattatatattattatatattatttattattattattttataatattattatttattattgttattattattattattatttattattaacttttattattattatttattattattattattatatagttattattatattatattatcaatattatatattatatattattattattaaattattattattattattattattattatgattattattattattattattatttt
This genomic interval carries:
- the LOC113821421 gene encoding dihydrolipoyl dehydrogenase, mitochondrial; the encoded protein is MRVGHGKITGPNEVTVLKEDGSNDTVKTKNILIATGSEVTPFPGIPVDEEQVVSSTGALKLKNVPEKLILIGAGVIGLELGSVWSRLGAQVTAVEFLGSIGGLGIDAEISKNFQRILTKQGLKFKLSTKVLSASKQGDKVMVSVEGVKNGKKEELECDTLLVCVGRRPYTTNLGLEELGIEKDEKGRIPVNSRFQTIIPNIFAIGDCIHGPMLAHKAEDEGIVCVEGIAGGPVHIDYNCVPSVIYTHPEVAWVGKTEEDLKAEGVEYAVGKFPFAANSRAKCNDDTDGLVKILADKHTDRLLGAHIIGPGAGEMINEAALAMEYGASCEDVARVCHAHPTCSEAFREANLAAYFGKPINF